One Oscillospiraceae bacterium genomic region harbors:
- a CDS encoding ECF transporter S component produces MNGYNLIKKKPVLWLTMVAVLMAMNVVLSSFSIPVPGGHLYLNDIVICTAAILLDPLGAFIVGGVGAFLGDFFFYPAPMFVSLASHGLEAVVVSLCAHNLFKEKKALGAGIGVVLGAIIMVIGYTLGRAFVYSTPEYAIIKLPFEILQAGIGAVMGMVLCFSRNLAQRFEKICA; encoded by the coding sequence ATGAACGGATACAACCTGATCAAAAAGAAGCCTGTACTGTGGCTAACGATGGTAGCGGTGCTGATGGCCATGAATGTGGTACTCAGCTCCTTCAGCATCCCGGTGCCGGGCGGGCATCTCTACCTGAACGACATCGTCATCTGCACGGCGGCCATCCTGCTGGACCCGCTGGGCGCGTTTATCGTGGGCGGTGTCGGCGCGTTCCTGGGGGATTTCTTCTTCTACCCTGCGCCGATGTTCGTCTCACTGGCGTCCCATGGTCTGGAGGCTGTCGTTGTTTCGCTATGCGCCCACAACCTGTTCAAAGAGAAAAAGGCCCTGGGCGCGGGCATCGGCGTGGTGCTGGGGGCTATTATCATGGTCATTGGCTACACGCTGGGCCGTGCCTTTGTCTACAGCACGCCGGAGTACGCCATCATCAAGCTGCCGTTTGAAATTTTGCAGGCTGGCATCGGCGCTGTGATGGGCATGGTCCTCTGCTTCTCCCGCAACCTCGCCCAGCGCTTTGAAAAGATTTGCGCGTAA
- the argH gene encoding argininosuccinate lyase: protein MPQLWQGRASKAVDSRVNDFNSSIRFDARMIEQDIQGSLVHSAMLGRQGIISQQDVDDIHKGLHSILEDLHSGALEIDPNAEDVHTFVEQTLTARVGDAGKRLHTGRSRNDQVALDIRLNLREASKHIQGQIKELITVLCDQAEKGAGYVMPGYTHLQRAQPVTFGHQLMAYAWMLLRDLGRLQDATARMDAECPLGSGALAGTTYPLDRFYTAKQLGFAAPCGNSIDGVSDRDFCIELCSAMATCMMHLSRLSEEIILWCSWEFKFIELDDAFTTGSSIMPQKKNPDVTELIRGKTGRVYGDLNTLLVMMKGIPLAYDKDMQEDKEAIFDAVDTLELCLRTVTPMLATMTPLPANMRRAAAKGFINATDCADYLTKKGMPFRDAYKCTGTMVAACIREGKTLEELTLDEFKQYSDLFAEDVYTAIDLTTCCEGRTSYGGPTKASVLKQIELVKEKLA from the coding sequence ATGCCGCAACTTTGGCAGGGCCGTGCAAGCAAGGCCGTAGACAGCCGCGTAAACGACTTTAACTCATCCATCCGCTTTGATGCACGGATGATTGAGCAGGATATCCAGGGCAGCCTGGTACACTCGGCCATGCTGGGCCGTCAGGGCATTATCTCCCAGCAGGATGTGGACGATATTCACAAGGGGCTGCACTCTATTCTGGAGGATCTGCACAGCGGCGCACTGGAAATTGACCCCAACGCCGAGGATGTACACACCTTTGTAGAGCAGACCCTGACTGCCCGCGTGGGTGATGCAGGCAAGCGGCTGCACACCGGCCGCAGCCGCAACGACCAGGTGGCGCTGGACATCCGCCTGAATCTGCGGGAAGCCAGCAAACATATCCAAGGCCAGATTAAAGAACTGATTACCGTGCTGTGTGACCAGGCCGAAAAAGGGGCCGGTTACGTCATGCCCGGCTATACTCATCTGCAGCGTGCCCAGCCCGTTACTTTTGGCCACCAGCTGATGGCCTACGCCTGGATGTTGCTGCGCGACCTGGGCCGCCTGCAGGACGCCACCGCCCGTATGGACGCCGAGTGCCCGCTGGGGTCCGGCGCACTGGCCGGTACTACCTACCCGCTGGACCGCTTTTATACGGCCAAGCAGTTGGGCTTTGCCGCCCCCTGCGGGAACTCCATCGATGGTGTATCGGATCGCGACTTCTGCATTGAGCTGTGCAGTGCCATGGCCACCTGCATGATGCACCTTTCCCGCCTGAGCGAGGAAATCATTTTGTGGTGCAGCTGGGAGTTCAAGTTCATTGAGCTGGACGACGCCTTTACCACCGGCTCGTCCATCATGCCCCAGAAGAAGAACCCCGACGTCACCGAGCTGATCCGCGGTAAGACCGGCCGCGTCTACGGCGACCTGAACACGCTGCTGGTCATGATGAAGGGCATCCCCCTGGCCTACGATAAGGATATGCAGGAGGATAAAGAGGCCATTTTTGACGCGGTGGACACGCTGGAGCTGTGCCTGCGCACCGTGACCCCCATGCTGGCCACCATGACCCCGCTGCCCGCCAACATGCGCCGCGCCGCCGCCAAGGGTTTTATCAATGCCACCGACTGCGCCGATTACCTGACCAAGAAAGGTATGCCCTTCCGCGATGCCTACAAGTGCACCGGTACGATGGTAGCCGCCTGCATCCGCGAGGGCAAGACGCTGGAGGAACTGACGCTGGACGAATTCAAGCAGTACAGCGACCTGTTTGCGGAGGACGTGTATACCGCCATTGACCTGACTACCTGTTGCGAGGGCCGCACCAGCTACGGCGGCCCCACCAAGGCCAGCGTGCTGAAGCAGATCGAATTGGTAAAAGAGAAACTTGCCTAA
- a CDS encoding ECF transporter S component: MKNRTNVRWLTQLALLAAILLVMNYTPLGYLQLGPLSASLLTVPVAIGAMTMGPLAGAILGGIFGATSFIQMVEGKSAMGAALFSVNPFGAFVVSFVARVLEGLCAALIFNALRKAMPKKEKLCCVIGAICTPVLNTVFFMGFLVLFFYNCDYVQNLAQTLGATNAFMFIVLLVGVQAVIEWLICGVVASAVTLPVRKYLKLN, from the coding sequence ATGAAAAACCGTACCAACGTCCGTTGGCTGACCCAGCTTGCACTGCTGGCGGCCATTTTGCTGGTGATGAACTACACCCCGCTGGGCTATCTGCAGCTCGGGCCGCTGTCGGCTTCGCTGCTGACAGTACCGGTGGCCATCGGCGCTATGACGATGGGCCCCCTGGCCGGTGCCATCCTGGGTGGAATTTTTGGTGCCACCAGCTTTATCCAGATGGTCGAGGGCAAAAGCGCCATGGGCGCTGCGCTGTTCAGCGTCAACCCCTTCGGCGCCTTCGTGGTCAGCTTTGTAGCCCGTGTGCTGGAAGGCCTGTGCGCTGCGCTGATCTTCAACGCCCTGCGCAAGGCCATGCCGAAAAAGGAAAAGCTCTGCTGCGTCATTGGTGCCATCTGCACCCCGGTGCTGAACACTGTGTTCTTCATGGGCTTCCTGGTACTGTTCTTTTATAACTGCGATTACGTGCAGAACCTGGCTCAGACCCTGGGCGCTACCAACGCCTTTATGTTCATTGTGCTGCTGGTGGGCGTGCAGGCCGTCATCGAGTGGCTGATCTGCGGCGTGGTGGCCAGTGCCGTCACCCTGCCGGTGCGCAAGTATCTGAAACTGAACTAA
- the argF gene encoding ornithine carbamoyltransferase yields the protein MKHLLKLSALTPKEILHILDVADEYKRLHKQGVDPKDLQGKAVALIFAKNSTRTRTSLEVGIYQMGGLGTYLSANDLQTARGEPVQDTARALGRYYDAIVCRTYKQTTLDAMAQYSGVPVISGMTDYAHPLQVLTDLMTVRERKGRLAGLRAGFIGDGYNMANSMIVGCLAVGMTVTVACPPHYRPAADVLMLAKTYGDKFKLVTDPDEAARDADVLFTDVWVSMGMEREVEQRRRDFHGFTLDAARMALAKPDCMIQHPLPAHRGEEITAEVLEAHANEIFDEAENRIYVEKAVLAILLAGK from the coding sequence ATGAAACATCTGTTGAAATTGAGCGCCTTGACCCCCAAAGAGATCCTGCACATTCTGGATGTAGCCGACGAGTACAAGCGCCTGCACAAACAGGGCGTCGACCCCAAGGACCTGCAGGGCAAGGCGGTGGCGCTGATCTTTGCCAAAAATTCCACCCGCACCCGCACCAGTTTAGAGGTGGGTATCTACCAGATGGGCGGCCTGGGCACCTACCTGAGCGCCAACGACCTGCAGACCGCCCGCGGCGAGCCTGTGCAGGACACCGCCCGCGCCCTGGGCCGGTACTATGATGCCATCGTCTGCCGTACCTACAAGCAGACCACGCTGGACGCCATGGCCCAGTACAGCGGCGTGCCGGTGATCTCCGGCATGACGGATTACGCCCACCCGCTGCAAGTCTTGACCGACCTGATGACCGTGCGGGAACGCAAGGGCAGGCTGGCCGGGCTGCGCGCCGGGTTCATCGGTGATGGCTACAACATGGCTAACAGCATGATCGTGGGCTGCCTGGCCGTGGGCATGACGGTGACGGTGGCCTGCCCGCCCCACTACCGCCCCGCCGCCGATGTGCTGATGCTGGCGAAAACCTACGGTGATAAGTTCAAGCTGGTCACCGACCCGGACGAGGCTGCCCGCGATGCCGATGTGCTGTTCACCGATGTGTGGGTCAGTATGGGCATGGAGCGCGAGGTGGAGCAGCGCCGCCGGGATTTCCACGGGTTTACGCTGGATGCCGCCCGCATGGCGCTGGCCAAGCCGGACTGCATGATCCAGCATCCGCTGCCCGCCCACCGCGGCGAGGAGATCACCGCCGAAGTTCTGGAAGCCCACGCCAACGAAATTTTCGACGAAGCCGAGAACCGCATCTACGTAGAGAAGGCTGTGCTGGCGATTTTACTGGCCGGGAAATAA
- a CDS encoding aspartate aminotransferase family protein: MQTEKVIKRDNKYVLHTYARSRVVLAEGHGMTAADPEGKRYLDFTSGIGVNSLGYCHPAWVQAVCDQAATLQHTSNLYYTAPCGKLAKKLCCRTGMDAVFFGNSGAEANEGAIKAARKYSTDTYGAARNKVITLVNSFHGRTLATLTATGQDVFHQYFGPFPGNFAYVPAGDFSALRDAADDTVCAVMLELVQGEGGVVAMDADYVAKVAEFCKKRDLVLIVDEVQTGVGRTGKFLACEHFDLHPDIVTLAKGLGGGLPIGAVLMTAKVAEHMGPGTHGSTFGGNPVVCAGALAVLDAMDEAFMDNVLTQAARLRTGLKTLPHVTEVSGLGLMVGIAFEDGIKAADVRAACEKEGLLVLTAKTRLRLLPPLILTETDVDTALDTLRTVLEKF, encoded by the coding sequence ATGCAAACCGAAAAAGTCATCAAACGCGATAACAAGTACGTTCTGCACACCTACGCCCGCAGCCGGGTCGTGCTGGCCGAGGGCCACGGCATGACCGCCGCCGACCCCGAGGGCAAGCGCTATCTGGATTTCACCTCCGGCATCGGCGTCAACTCGCTGGGCTACTGTCACCCCGCTTGGGTGCAGGCCGTCTGCGACCAGGCCGCCACCCTGCAGCACACCTCCAACCTGTACTACACGGCCCCCTGCGGCAAGCTGGCTAAAAAGCTGTGCTGCCGCACCGGCATGGATGCCGTTTTCTTTGGCAACTCCGGTGCCGAGGCCAACGAGGGCGCCATCAAGGCCGCCCGCAAATATTCTACTGATACTTATGGTGCTGCCCGCAACAAGGTCATCACGCTGGTAAACTCTTTCCACGGCCGCACGCTGGCCACCCTGACCGCCACCGGCCAGGATGTGTTCCACCAGTATTTCGGACCGTTCCCCGGCAACTTTGCCTATGTACCCGCCGGTGATTTTTCCGCCCTGCGGGATGCTGCCGACGACACCGTCTGCGCCGTCATGCTGGAGTTGGTCCAGGGAGAAGGCGGCGTGGTGGCGATGGATGCCGACTACGTGGCCAAGGTGGCCGAGTTCTGCAAAAAGCGCGACCTGGTGCTCATCGTGGACGAGGTACAGACCGGCGTAGGCCGCACCGGCAAGTTCCTGGCCTGTGAGCATTTTGACCTGCACCCGGACATCGTCACACTGGCCAAGGGCCTGGGCGGCGGCCTGCCCATCGGCGCCGTGCTGATGACCGCCAAGGTTGCCGAGCATATGGGCCCCGGCACCCACGGTTCCACTTTCGGCGGCAACCCGGTGGTCTGCGCCGGTGCGCTGGCTGTGCTGGATGCCATGGACGAAGCCTTTATGGATAACGTGCTGACCCAGGCCGCCCGCCTGCGCACAGGCCTCAAGACCCTGCCCCATGTTACCGAGGTCAGCGGCCTGGGCCTGATGGTGGGCATCGCCTTTGAGGACGGCATCAAGGCCGCCGATGTCCGCGCCGCCTGCGAGAAAGAGGGCCTGCTGGTGCTGACGGCCAAGACCCGCCTGCGCCTGCTGCCGCCGCTGATTTTGACCGAGACCGATGTTGACACCGCGCTGGACACCCTGCGTACTGTTCTGGAGAAGTTCTGA
- a CDS encoding DEAD/DEAH box helicase — MQFTELTRVAPEILQATQAMGFTEMTEIQEKAIPLMLDGHDMIAKAPTGTGKTVAFGIPILSKVDPASLKPQAVILSPTRELAQQIAQDLQNLAQFLPDIKIVCVYGGAGLDKQQRQLKAGCQIVVATPGRLMDHYRHHAIDVSHVETIVLDEADEMLNMGFYKDVKQIIDTMKNRKSLSMFSATISREVLDIGWLYQHNAAEVSVQPVEDSSPKIAQYKLLTTGRDKLADAAQIIISEGYKRVMIFCNTKYNTGMLANQLARLNFNVDCLHGDLSQAERNRIMTRFKAGEISVLVATDVAARGIDVSDVDAVINYDVPEENEHYTHRIGRTGRARKQGASYLFYTKDEQKRVDQLLRLTRNTDDCKSVKFDFNHEKLVVEEAAPADKFQIKCYF; from the coding sequence ATGCAGTTTACGGAACTTACCCGCGTTGCGCCCGAGATCCTGCAGGCTACGCAGGCCATGGGCTTTACCGAAATGACTGAGATCCAGGAGAAGGCCATCCCGCTGATGCTGGATGGCCACGATATGATTGCCAAGGCCCCCACCGGCACCGGCAAAACCGTGGCATTCGGCATCCCCATCCTGTCCAAGGTGGACCCCGCCAGCCTGAAGCCCCAGGCTGTCATCCTGAGCCCCACCCGCGAGCTGGCCCAGCAGATCGCCCAGGACCTGCAAAATCTGGCGCAATTCCTGCCGGACATCAAGATCGTCTGCGTATACGGCGGCGCCGGGCTGGACAAGCAGCAGCGCCAGCTGAAAGCGGGCTGCCAGATCGTAGTCGCCACCCCCGGCCGCCTGATGGACCACTATCGCCACCACGCCATCGATGTTTCCCACGTGGAGACCATCGTGCTGGACGAGGCCGACGAGATGCTGAACATGGGCTTCTACAAGGATGTCAAGCAGATCATCGACACAATGAAGAACCGCAAGAGCCTTTCGATGTTCTCGGCCACCATCAGCCGCGAGGTGCTGGACATCGGCTGGCTGTACCAGCACAACGCCGCCGAGGTCAGCGTGCAGCCGGTGGAAGATTCCAGCCCGAAAATTGCCCAATATAAACTGCTGACCACCGGCCGCGACAAGCTGGCCGACGCCGCGCAGATCATCATCAGCGAGGGGTACAAGCGGGTGATGATCTTCTGCAACACCAAGTACAACACCGGCATGCTGGCCAACCAGCTGGCGCGCCTGAACTTTAACGTGGACTGCCTGCACGGCGACCTGTCCCAGGCAGAGCGCAACCGCATTATGACGCGGTTCAAGGCCGGTGAGATCAGCGTGCTGGTGGCCACCGACGTGGCCGCCCGTGGCATTGATGTTTCGGACGTGGACGCCGTCATCAACTACGACGTGCCTGAGGAAAACGAGCACTACACCCACCGCATTGGCCGCACGGGCCGCGCCCGCAAGCAGGGCGCAAGCTACCTGTTCTACACCAAAGACGAGCAGAAGCGCGTAGACCAGCTGCTGCGCCTGACCCGCAACACCGACGACTGCAAGAGCGTGAAGTTTGATTTCAACCATGAGAAGTTGGTGGTTGAGGAGGCTGCCCCGGCAGATAAGTTCCAGATTAAATGCTACTTTTAA
- a CDS encoding aldo/keto reductase — MYQADQSRYTVLPYRRCGSSGLLLPAVSLGLWHNFGDTAPYENMRALCRTAFDHGITLFDLANNYGPEPGAAETNFGKILRDDLMPYRDELIISTKAGYTMWDGPYGDWGSRKYLLASLDQSLRRMGLDYVDIFYHHRMDPKTPLEETMGALAQAVRSGKALYAGLSNYDGPTLEKAAAILDELHVPFVINQNRYSILDRTVEKNGLKETAAKLGKGIITFSPLAQGRLTDRYLHGIPADSRVHTDGRFLKESDLTPELLGRIAKLNDLAAARGQTLAEMALAWLLAKEEITSVLIGASRPSQILDNIKAVENTGFTAEELAEIDRLSV; from the coding sequence ATGTATCAAGCTGACCAAAGCCGTTACACTGTCCTGCCCTACCGCCGCTGCGGCAGCAGTGGACTGCTGCTGCCTGCCGTCTCGCTGGGGTTGTGGCACAATTTTGGCGATACTGCGCCCTACGAGAACATGCGGGCGCTCTGCCGTACCGCCTTTGACCACGGCATCACCCTCTTTGACCTGGCCAACAACTACGGCCCGGAACCGGGCGCGGCCGAGACCAACTTTGGCAAAATTTTGCGGGACGACCTGATGCCCTACCGCGACGAGTTGATCATCTCCACCAAGGCGGGATACACGATGTGGGACGGCCCCTACGGCGATTGGGGCAGCCGCAAGTACCTGCTGGCCAGCCTGGATCAAAGCCTGCGCCGCATGGGGCTGGACTACGTGGACATTTTCTACCACCACCGCATGGACCCAAAGACCCCGTTGGAGGAGACGATGGGCGCACTGGCCCAGGCCGTGCGCAGCGGCAAGGCACTGTATGCAGGCTTGTCTAATTATGACGGCCCAACGCTGGAAAAGGCCGCCGCCATTCTGGACGAGCTGCATGTGCCGTTTGTCATCAACCAGAACCGCTACTCCATCCTGGACCGCACGGTGGAGAAAAACGGCCTGAAAGAGACTGCCGCCAAGCTGGGCAAGGGCATCATCACCTTTAGCCCGCTGGCCCAGGGCCGCCTGACCGACCGCTACCTGCATGGCATCCCGGCTGACAGCCGCGTGCATACCGACGGCCGCTTTTTAAAGGAAAGCGACCTGACGCCCGAACTGCTGGGCCGCATTGCCAAGCTGAACGACCTGGCCGCTGCCCGCGGCCAGACGTTGGCCGAGATGGCGCTGGCCTGGCTGCTGGCAAAAGAGGAAATCACCAGCGTGCTGATCGGCGCCTCCCGCCCGAGCCAGATCTTGGACAACATCAAGGCCGTGGAAAACACCGGCTTTACCGCCGAGGAGCTGGCGGAGATCGACCGGCTGAGCGTGTAA
- a CDS encoding YitT family protein, translated as MQSFKKIVSAFTLKRLFWLVLGTAILSFGIHNIHQRAAITEGGVIGLVLLMNHWLGIPASIASPLLDFICYALAFKFLGLDFILTAAVASVSLAGFYRLWESFPPMLPDMTPWPLAAALLGGVFVGIGVGIIVRQGGSSGGDDALALVIHQLTGWKLARSYLFTDLVVLGASLSYIPARRIAFSLVTVTVSSLLIDWVQGLGHDEKIHGNDAAKEIE; from the coding sequence ATGCAGTCATTCAAAAAAATTGTTTCCGCTTTCACGCTGAAACGGCTGTTCTGGCTGGTGCTGGGCACGGCCATTTTGTCCTTCGGCATCCACAACATCCACCAGCGCGCCGCCATTACCGAGGGCGGCGTCATCGGCCTGGTGCTGCTGATGAACCACTGGCTGGGCATCCCGGCATCTATCGCCTCGCCGCTGCTGGATTTTATTTGTTATGCGCTGGCGTTCAAGTTCCTGGGGCTGGATTTCATCCTGACCGCCGCCGTGGCCAGCGTGAGTCTGGCCGGGTTCTACCGCCTGTGGGAGAGTTTCCCGCCCATGCTGCCCGACATGACGCCCTGGCCGCTGGCAGCGGCGCTGCTGGGCGGTGTGTTTGTGGGCATCGGCGTGGGGATCATCGTGCGGCAGGGCGGCTCCAGCGGCGGCGACGATGCCCTGGCGCTGGTCATCCACCAACTGACCGGGTGGAAGCTGGCGCGGTCGTACCTGTTTACCGATCTGGTCGTGCTGGGCGCATCGCTCTCTTACATCCCGGCGCGGCGCATTGCGTTTTCGCTGGTGACGGTAACGGTCTCCAGCCTGCTCATCGATTGGGTGCAGGGGTTAGGCCATGATGAAAAAATCCATGGCAATGACGCCGCAAAAGAGATTGAATAG
- the argB gene encoding acetylglutamate kinase, whose amino-acid sequence MKNEEMALLFSEATPYIQKYHGKTLVIKYGGNAMVNDELKLAVMNDLVTLTLLGVRVVLVHGGGPAINKMLARVGKESKFVGGLRYTDEETMGIVQQVLAGQVNKDLVALLKGRGVGLCGMDGHTITCSRKSDVDLGYVGEIEKVDTTLIEHLLADSFIPVIATVGMDDNGIPYNINADTAAAEIAIALHAEKLVSMTDIVGLLYDKNDESTLIPEVEVSEIEGYKAAGVIAGGMLPKIEGMADAIYEGVHEAVIIDGRVPHSILLEMFSDRGAGTMFYRRGNH is encoded by the coding sequence ATGAAAAATGAAGAGATGGCGCTGCTTTTCAGCGAAGCTACGCCCTATATCCAAAAATACCACGGCAAAACGCTTGTCATCAAGTACGGCGGCAACGCTATGGTCAACGATGAGCTGAAACTGGCCGTCATGAACGACCTGGTCACCCTGACCCTGCTGGGCGTGCGGGTGGTGCTGGTCCACGGCGGCGGCCCGGCCATCAACAAGATGCTGGCCCGCGTGGGAAAGGAGTCCAAGTTTGTGGGCGGCCTGCGCTACACCGATGAGGAGACCATGGGCATCGTACAGCAGGTGCTGGCGGGCCAGGTCAACAAGGACCTCGTCGCCCTGCTGAAAGGCCGCGGTGTCGGCCTGTGCGGCATGGACGGCCACACCATCACCTGCAGCCGCAAGTCCGATGTGGACCTGGGCTATGTGGGCGAGATCGAAAAGGTGGATACCACGCTGATCGAGCATCTGCTGGCCGACAGCTTCATCCCGGTCATTGCCACTGTCGGCATGGACGACAACGGCATCCCCTACAACATCAACGCCGACACGGCTGCGGCGGAGATCGCCATTGCCCTGCATGCAGAAAAACTCGTCAGCATGACGGATATTGTCGGTCTGCTCTATGACAAGAACGATGAATCCACCCTGATCCCCGAGGTCGAAGTCTCCGAGATCGAGGGCTACAAGGCGGCCGGTGTCATTGCCGGCGGCATGCTGCCCAAGATCGAAGGTATGGCCGACGCCATTTATGAAGGCGTACACGAGGCCGTTATCATCGACGGCCGTGTGCCCCATTCCATCCTGCTGGAAATGTTCAGTGACCGCGGCGCCGGTACCATGTTCTACCGCCGCGGCAACCATTAA
- the argJ gene encoding bifunctional glutamate N-acetyltransferase/amino-acid acetyltransferase ArgJ, with amino-acid sequence MENFKMIPGGICAPAGFSAAGVHCGIRHNHSKLDLALIKADVRCAGAGCYTTNKVYGAPITVDREHLKDGYAQAIVVNSGNANTCAPNGIELAKETCEIVAKELGISADDVLPSSTGVIGQAMSIEPFAKGIPEAAAKLAATEAGSHDAATAIMTTDTHSKEVSIEFTIGGKTCRMGAIAKGSGMIHPNMATMLLFITTDAKVEPAVLQAALSSVVPATFNQISVDGDTSTNDTVLLLASGLSGAEVQPGTADYDTFIAALTQVAEQLSRELAGDGEGATKLLECIVTGAPDLLTARAVSKSVIHSALFKAAMFGEDANWGRVLCAIGYTPGDFDISKTAVRLKSKAGEVFVCENAAYHPYSEDEAAKVLKEDEIQILVDLGCGDFTAKAWGCDLTYDYVKINGDYRT; translated from the coding sequence ATGGAAAACTTCAAGATGATCCCCGGCGGCATCTGTGCACCCGCCGGGTTCTCCGCCGCCGGTGTGCATTGCGGCATCCGGCATAACCATTCCAAGCTGGACCTGGCACTTATCAAGGCGGACGTCCGCTGCGCCGGTGCCGGCTGCTACACCACCAACAAGGTCTACGGTGCGCCCATCACGGTGGATCGCGAGCATCTGAAGGACGGCTACGCCCAGGCTATCGTGGTCAACAGCGGCAACGCTAATACCTGCGCCCCCAACGGCATTGAATTGGCCAAGGAGACCTGCGAGATCGTCGCCAAGGAGCTGGGCATCAGCGCCGACGACGTGCTGCCCTCCTCCACCGGCGTCATCGGCCAGGCCATGAGCATTGAGCCGTTCGCCAAGGGCATCCCTGAGGCCGCCGCCAAGCTGGCCGCCACCGAGGCTGGCAGCCACGACGCTGCCACCGCCATTATGACCACCGACACCCATTCTAAAGAGGTGTCCATCGAATTCACCATCGGCGGCAAGACCTGCCGCATGGGCGCCATCGCCAAGGGCTCCGGCATGATCCACCCCAACATGGCCACCATGCTGCTCTTCATCACCACCGACGCCAAGGTCGAGCCCGCTGTGCTGCAGGCTGCCCTGTCCAGCGTGGTGCCCGCCACCTTCAACCAGATCTCTGTGGACGGCGACACCTCCACCAACGACACCGTGCTGCTGCTGGCCAGCGGCCTGTCCGGCGCCGAGGTCCAGCCTGGCACCGCTGACTATGACACCTTTATTGCAGCCCTGACCCAGGTAGCCGAGCAACTCAGCCGTGAACTGGCCGGTGACGGCGAAGGCGCTACCAAGCTGCTGGAGTGCATCGTGACCGGCGCGCCCGATCTGCTGACCGCCCGCGCTGTCTCCAAGAGCGTCATCCACTCCGCCCTGTTCAAGGCTGCCATGTTTGGCGAGGATGCCAACTGGGGCCGTGTGCTCTGCGCCATCGGCTACACCCCCGGCGACTTCGACATCAGCAAGACGGCCGTTCGCCTCAAGAGCAAGGCCGGTGAGGTCTTTGTCTGCGAGAACGCCGCCTACCACCCCTACAGCGAGGACGAGGCCGCCAAAGTGCTGAAAGAGGACGAGATCCAGATCCTGGTCGACCTGGGCTGCGGCGACTTTACCGCTAAGGCCTGGGGCTGCGACCTGACCTACGATTACGTAAAGATCAACGGCGACTACCGCACCTGA
- the argC gene encoding N-acetyl-gamma-glutamyl-phosphate reductase produces MGKYKIFVDGSSGTTGLRIADRLAERSEFTILHISEAERKDVHARAAVINESDLSFLCLPDDAAREVVPLLRPDVRVLDTSTAHRTAPGWTYGLPELHGTRKALKTATRVAVPGCHATGFIAPVAPLVELGLVPKTALLHCTSLTGYSGGGKKMIAQYEAERTDPALDAPRPYGLALHHKHLPEMAAITGLTAPPTFVPVVADYYAGMETMIPLDLPALGLTAQQVADALADYYAGQKMISVHPLNEGTDGGFLAANKLAGLDRLEIFCLANPDGTQMELISLFDNLGKGSSGAAVQCMNLMLGLDETAGLAL; encoded by the coding sequence ATGGGAAAGTATAAAATCTTTGTTGACGGCAGTTCCGGCACCACCGGGCTGCGCATTGCGGACCGTTTGGCCGAACGGTCGGAGTTCACGATTCTGCATATTTCCGAGGCCGAACGCAAGGACGTACACGCCCGCGCGGCGGTGATCAATGAGAGTGACCTCTCCTTCCTCTGCCTGCCGGACGATGCCGCCCGCGAGGTGGTGCCGCTGCTGCGGCCCGATGTCCGCGTGCTGGATACCTCCACCGCACACCGCACGGCTCCCGGCTGGACCTATGGTCTGCCGGAACTGCACGGCACCCGCAAGGCGCTGAAAACCGCCACCCGCGTAGCCGTGCCCGGCTGCCACGCCACTGGCTTTATTGCCCCGGTGGCCCCGCTGGTAGAACTGGGCCTGGTGCCCAAGACCGCGCTGCTGCACTGCACCAGCCTGACGGGTTACTCCGGCGGCGGCAAAAAGATGATCGCCCAGTATGAGGCCGAACGCACCGATCCCGCGCTGGACGCGCCCCGCCCCTACGGGCTGGCACTGCACCACAAGCACCTGCCGGAGATGGCAGCAATTACCGGCTTGACCGCGCCGCCCACTTTTGTGCCGGTGGTGGCCGACTACTACGCCGGTATGGAGACGATGATCCCGCTGGATCTGCCCGCTCTGGGCCTGACCGCCCAGCAGGTGGCCGATGCCCTGGCCGACTATTACGCAGGGCAAAAGATGATCTCGGTCCATCCACTGAACGAGGGTACCGACGGCGGCTTCCTGGCTGCCAATAAGTTGGCCGGGCTGGACCGGCTGGAGATCTTCTGCCTGGCGAACCCCGATGGCACCCAGATGGAGCTCATCAGCCTGTTCGACAACCTGGGCAAAGGCTCCTCGGGCGCGGCTGTGCAATGTATGAACCTGATGCTGGGCCTGGACGAGACCGCCGGTCTGGCACTGTAA